A window of Pseudomonas guangdongensis contains these coding sequences:
- a CDS encoding thymidine phosphorylase family protein, with translation MTDASPSCPLDGEHLALRRVAIDTYRENVAYLHRDCPTYRAEGFQALSKVEVRANGRRILASLNVVDDPGIVACGELGLSEDAFAQLGVANGHPATISQAEPPSSIPALHRKIAGERLGREDFRAIVRDIAEHRYSKIELTAFVVATNQGELDREEVYFLTDAMVEVGRRLDWREQPVVDKHCIGGIPGNRTSMLVVPIVAAHGMLCPKTSSRAITSPAGTADTMEVLANVELPFERLEEIVREHRGCLAWGGSSELSPADDVLIAVERPLSIDSPGQMVASILSKKVAAGSTHLVLDIPVGPTAKVRSMPEAQRLRKLFEFVARRIGLTLDVVITDGRQPVGGGIGPVLEARDVMRVLENDPRAPNDLRQKALRLAGRMLEFDPDVRGGDGYAIARDILDSGRALAKMQALIAAQGGKPFDPNAAALAPLSFEVCAERGGVVVEIDNLQLARIARLAGAPKVQGAGVDLLHKLGEPVAAGAVLYRVHAAYPADLEFARQACARSSGFALGDAGELSHLFVEF, from the coding sequence ATGACCGACGCCAGCCCCTCCTGCCCCCTCGACGGCGAACATCTGGCCCTGCGCCGGGTCGCCATCGACACCTACCGCGAGAACGTCGCCTACCTGCACCGCGACTGCCCGACCTACCGCGCCGAAGGCTTCCAGGCGCTGTCCAAGGTCGAGGTGCGCGCCAACGGCCGACGCATCCTCGCCAGCCTCAACGTAGTGGACGATCCGGGCATCGTCGCCTGCGGCGAGCTGGGCCTGTCCGAGGACGCCTTCGCCCAGCTCGGCGTCGCCAACGGCCACCCGGCGACCATTTCCCAGGCCGAACCGCCCTCGTCGATCCCCGCCCTGCACCGCAAGATCGCCGGCGAGCGGCTGGGCCGCGAGGACTTCCGCGCCATCGTCCGCGACATCGCCGAGCACCGCTACTCGAAGATCGAGCTGACCGCCTTCGTGGTCGCCACCAACCAGGGCGAGCTGGACCGCGAGGAGGTGTACTTCCTCACCGACGCCATGGTCGAGGTGGGCCGGCGCCTCGACTGGCGCGAGCAGCCGGTGGTCGACAAGCACTGCATCGGCGGCATTCCCGGCAACCGCACCTCGATGCTGGTGGTGCCGATCGTCGCCGCCCACGGCATGCTCTGCCCGAAGACCAGCTCGCGGGCGATCACCTCGCCGGCCGGCACCGCCGACACCATGGAGGTGCTGGCCAACGTCGAGCTGCCGTTCGAGCGCCTGGAGGAGATCGTCCGCGAGCACCGCGGCTGCCTGGCCTGGGGCGGCAGCAGCGAGCTGTCGCCGGCCGACGACGTGCTGATCGCCGTGGAGCGGCCGCTGTCGATCGATTCGCCCGGGCAGATGGTCGCCTCGATCCTGTCGAAGAAGGTCGCTGCCGGCTCCACCCACCTGGTGCTGGACATCCCGGTCGGGCCGACCGCCAAGGTGCGCTCGATGCCCGAGGCGCAGCGCCTGCGCAAGCTGTTCGAGTTCGTCGCCCGGCGCATCGGCCTGACCCTCGACGTGGTGATCACCGACGGCCGCCAGCCGGTGGGCGGCGGCATCGGCCCGGTGCTGGAGGCGCGCGACGTGATGCGCGTGCTGGAGAACGACCCGCGCGCGCCCAACGACCTGCGCCAGAAGGCCCTGCGCCTGGCCGGGCGGATGCTCGAATTCGACCCCGACGTGCGCGGCGGCGACGGCTACGCCATCGCCCGCGACATCCTCGACTCGGGCCGCGCGCTGGCCAAGATGCAGGCGCTGATCGCCGCCCAGGGCGGCAAGCCGTTCGACCCCAACGCCGCGGCGCTGGCGCCGCTGTCCTTCGAGGTCTGCGCCGAGCGGGGCGGCGTGGTGGTGGAGATCGACAACCTGCAGCTGGCGCGCATCGCCCGTCTGGCCGGCGCGCCCAAGGTGCAGGGCGCCGGGGTCGACCTGCTGCACAAGCTCGGCGAGCCGGTGGCGGCCGGCGCGGTGCTGTACCGCGTCCACGCCGCCTACCCGGCCGATCTGGAGTTCGCCCGCCAGGCCTGCGCGCGCAGCAGCGGCTTCGCCCTCGGCGACGCCGGGGAGCTGTCCCACCTGTTCGTGGAGTTCTGA
- a CDS encoding ribose-phosphate diphosphokinase yields the protein MAAQLLYFADERGAALRLAAELGLPAAPVERHRFPDEELRLRLPLGEDGALADTLLLYRSLDRPNEKLVELLLVAGEARRLGARRLLLVAPYLAYMRQDMAFQPGEVVSQKVVGSFLAGLFDGVTTVDPHLHRIATLDEAIPRGAAISLSGAPLLAGLIAARIDKPLLVGPDAESRQWIEAAAAVHGFDYGVCRKVRHGDREVEIALPELDVRGRAVVLLDDVASSGRTLARAAELLLAAGAASVDVAVTHALFAPGALEAIRTAGVGEVWSSDCIAHPSNAVAVAPLLAAALRPLLRED from the coding sequence ATGGCCGCGCAACTGCTGTATTTCGCCGACGAACGCGGCGCCGCGCTGCGCCTGGCCGCCGAGCTGGGGCTGCCGGCCGCGCCGGTCGAGCGCCACCGCTTCCCCGACGAGGAGCTGCGCCTGCGCCTGCCACTGGGCGAGGACGGGGCGCTGGCCGACACCCTGCTGCTGTACCGCAGCCTCGACCGTCCCAACGAGAAGCTGGTCGAGCTGCTGCTGGTGGCCGGCGAGGCGCGCCGCCTCGGCGCGCGGCGCCTGCTGCTGGTCGCGCCCTATCTGGCCTACATGCGCCAGGACATGGCCTTCCAGCCCGGCGAGGTGGTCAGCCAGAAAGTGGTCGGCAGCTTCCTCGCCGGGCTGTTCGACGGCGTGACCACCGTCGATCCGCACCTGCACCGCATCGCCACGCTGGACGAGGCGATCCCCCGTGGCGCGGCGATCAGCCTGTCCGGCGCGCCGCTGCTCGCCGGGCTGATCGCCGCGCGGATCGACAAGCCGCTGCTGGTCGGCCCGGACGCCGAGTCGCGGCAGTGGATCGAGGCAGCCGCCGCCGTCCACGGCTTCGACTACGGCGTGTGCCGCAAGGTGCGCCACGGCGACCGCGAGGTGGAAATCGCCCTGCCCGAACTCGACGTGCGCGGCCGCGCGGTGGTGCTGCTCGACGACGTGGCCAGCTCCGGGCGCACCCTGGCGCGCGCCGCCGAACTGCTGCTGGCCGCCGGCGCGGCCTCGGTGGATGTGGCGGTGACCCACGCGCTGTTCGCCCCCGGCGCCCTGGAGGCGATCCGCACCGCCGGGGTGGGCGAGGTCTGGAGCAGCGACTGCATCGCCCACCCGAGCAACGCCGTGGCGGTGGCGCCGCTGCTGGCCGCGGCGCTGCGCCCGCTGCTGCGCGAGGACTGA
- a CDS encoding DEAD/DEAH box helicase — MTFASLGLIEPLLRALDALDHQTPTPIQQQAIPAVLKGRDLLAAAQTGTGKTAGFALPLLQRLVSEGPPVAPNSVRALILVPTRELAEQVHASLRAYGQFLPLQTLAAYGGVSINPQMMKLRRGVDVLVATPGRLLDLYRQNAVKFSQLQTLVLDEADRMLDLGFARELNELFVILPQRRQTLLFSATFSETIRELARVLLRDPLSIEVAPRNSAAQTVRQWLIPVDKKRKGELFLHLLESRRWSQVLVFAKTRKGVEQLVGELAARGVSADAIHGDKPQPARLRALERFKAGEVRVLVATDVAARGLDIHDLPQVVNFDLPIVAEDYVHRIGRTGRAGASGEAVSLVCADEVELLAAIEQLLHKLLPRHDEPDFVPDHRVPQTTIDGQVLKKPKKPKKPKPGGEAPGKALGRWVDSSAPKVKAVRQVPKFSAGAAGKGGKPAGRGR; from the coding sequence ATGACCTTCGCCTCCCTCGGCCTGATCGAGCCGCTGCTGCGCGCCCTCGACGCCCTCGACCACCAGACGCCCACGCCGATCCAGCAGCAGGCGATCCCCGCCGTGCTCAAGGGCCGCGATTTGCTGGCGGCGGCGCAGACCGGCACCGGCAAGACCGCCGGCTTCGCCCTGCCGCTGCTGCAGCGGCTGGTCAGCGAAGGCCCGCCGGTGGCGCCGAACTCGGTGCGCGCGCTGATCCTGGTGCCGACCCGCGAGCTGGCCGAGCAGGTCCACGCCAGCCTGCGCGCTTACGGCCAGTTCCTGCCGCTGCAGACCCTGGCGGCCTACGGCGGGGTGAGCATCAACCCGCAGATGATGAAGCTGCGCCGCGGCGTCGACGTGCTGGTGGCCACCCCCGGCCGGCTGCTCGACCTGTATCGGCAGAACGCGGTGAAGTTTTCCCAGCTGCAGACCCTGGTGCTCGACGAAGCCGATCGCATGCTCGACCTGGGCTTCGCCCGCGAACTCAACGAGCTGTTCGTGATCCTCCCGCAGCGCCGGCAGACCCTGCTGTTCTCGGCGACCTTCTCCGAGACCATCCGCGAGCTGGCCCGGGTGCTGCTGCGCGACCCGCTGTCGATCGAGGTGGCGCCGCGCAACAGCGCCGCGCAGACGGTCCGGCAGTGGCTGATTCCGGTGGACAAGAAGCGCAAGGGCGAGCTGTTCCTGCACCTGCTGGAGAGCCGCCGCTGGAGCCAGGTGCTGGTGTTCGCCAAGACCCGCAAGGGGGTCGAGCAACTGGTCGGCGAGCTGGCCGCGCGCGGCGTCAGTGCCGATGCGATCCACGGCGACAAGCCGCAGCCGGCGCGGCTGCGCGCCCTGGAGCGGTTCAAGGCCGGCGAGGTGCGCGTGCTGGTGGCCACCGACGTGGCGGCGCGCGGGCTGGACATCCACGACCTGCCGCAGGTGGTCAACTTCGACCTGCCGATCGTCGCCGAGGACTACGTGCACCGCATCGGCCGCACCGGCCGCGCCGGCGCCTCGGGCGAGGCGGTGTCGCTGGTCTGCGCCGACGAGGTGGAGCTGCTGGCGGCCATCGAGCAGCTGCTGCACAAGCTGCTGCCGCGCCACGACGAGCCGGACTTCGTCCCCGACCACCGGGTGCCGCAGACCACCATCGACGGTCAGGTGCTGAAGAAGCCGAAGAAACCCAAGAAGCCCAAGCCGGGCGGCGAGGCGCCGGGCAAGGCGCTGGGCCGCTGGGTGGACAGCAGCGCGCCGAAGGTCAAGGCGGTGCGCCAGGTGCCGAAGTTCTCCGCCGGCGCGGCGGGCAAGGGCGGCAAGCCGGCCGGGCGCGGCCGCTGA
- the ribA gene encoding GTP cyclohydrolase II — protein MSVVFVAASKLPTPFGVFTMHGFLDEETGKEHVALTLGDVADGAPVLGRLHSECLTGDALFSLRCDCGAQLEAALAAIAAEGRGVLLYLRQEGRGIGLLNKIRAYELQDAGADTVEANERLGFSADQRDYAMCRPMLDHLGIRELRLMTNNPRKLKALEVYGIHLAERVPLHSGLNPHNRHYLATKAGKLGHLLGNLHQAEDE, from the coding sequence GTGTCCGTCGTCTTCGTCGCCGCCTCTAAGCTGCCCACCCCCTTTGGCGTGTTCACCATGCACGGCTTCCTCGACGAGGAAACCGGCAAGGAGCACGTGGCCCTGACCCTGGGCGATGTCGCCGACGGCGCGCCGGTACTCGGCCGTCTGCACTCCGAATGCCTGACCGGCGATGCGCTGTTCAGCCTGCGCTGCGACTGCGGCGCCCAGCTGGAAGCGGCGCTGGCGGCCATCGCCGCCGAGGGCCGCGGCGTGCTGCTCTACCTGCGCCAGGAGGGTCGCGGCATCGGCCTGCTCAACAAGATCCGCGCCTACGAGCTGCAGGACGCCGGCGCCGACACCGTGGAAGCCAACGAGCGCCTGGGCTTTTCCGCCGACCAGCGCGACTACGCGATGTGCCGGCCGATGCTCGACCATCTGGGCATCCGCGAGCTCAGGCTGATGACCAACAACCCGCGCAAGCTCAAGGCGCTGGAGGTCTACGGCATCCATCTGGCCGAGCGCGTGCCGCTGCACAGCGGGCTCAATCCGCACAACCGCCACTACCTGGCGACCAAGGCCGGCAAGCTCGGCCACCTGCTCGGCAACCTGCATCAGGCCGAAGACGAATGA
- a CDS encoding cobalamin-binding protein yields the protein MAPGGCAAPRRPAFLLLLVLLVVVLPGLPARADEGARRVVALAPSLSEIVVELGASERLVGVLDGGPRPPGLEHLPSLGRHGQLNLEVLLSLQPDLILLWPDSVGPAMQAQLRGLGIALIEAQPHSFDELAGQLAQIGAALGHRDAGERLAERMRAGARSLAARYARSEPLAVFYQVWDRPMYTLGGRQIVSDALRLCGARNVFADLALPAPQVGVEAVLGRDPAVILVGTPAQAQGWQDWPQLRAVRKRQVWLVPDRGLERPSFQMLAATARLCELLSRAQP from the coding sequence ATGGCGCCGGGCGGTTGCGCCGCGCCGCGCCGGCCGGCGTTCCTGCTGCTGCTCGTTCTGCTCGTCGTTGTGCTGCCCGGCCTGCCGGCGCGGGCGGACGAGGGCGCGCGGCGGGTGGTGGCGCTGGCGCCCTCGCTGAGCGAGATCGTCGTCGAGCTGGGCGCCAGCGAGCGCCTGGTCGGCGTGCTCGACGGCGGCCCGCGTCCGCCGGGCCTGGAGCACCTGCCGTCCCTCGGCCGTCACGGCCAGCTCAATCTGGAGGTGCTGCTCAGCCTGCAGCCGGATCTGATCCTGCTCTGGCCGGACAGCGTCGGCCCGGCCATGCAGGCGCAGCTGCGCGGCCTGGGCATCGCGCTGATCGAGGCGCAGCCCCACAGCTTCGACGAACTGGCCGGGCAGCTCGCGCAGATCGGCGCGGCCCTCGGCCATCGCGACGCGGGCGAGCGGCTGGCCGAGCGCATGCGCGCCGGAGCGCGCTCGCTGGCGGCGCGCTATGCGCGCAGCGAACCGCTGGCGGTGTTCTATCAGGTCTGGGACCGGCCGATGTACACCCTCGGCGGGCGGCAGATCGTCAGCGACGCGCTGCGCCTGTGCGGGGCGCGCAACGTGTTCGCCGATCTGGCCCTGCCGGCGCCGCAGGTCGGCGTCGAGGCGGTGCTGGGGCGCGATCCGGCGGTGATCCTGGTCGGCACCCCGGCCCAGGCGCAAGGCTGGCAGGACTGGCCGCAGCTGCGTGCGGTGCGCAAGCGGCAGGTCTGGCTGGTGCCCGATCGCGGCCTGGAGCGGCCGAGCTTCCAGATGCTGGCGGCCACCGCCCGCTTGTGCGAGCTGCTGAGCCGGGCGCAGCCCTGA
- the phaC gene encoding class I poly(R)-hydroxyalkanoic acid synthase, with translation MDPNPALSGFWSAQTPFLAHMTLQQLRLWVAANPWFSETDIAPWFEVPQERLNQLQLDYQQEWSNLGLQLLTRQPLPLDDPRFAAPQWQEPLFGSMAAGYLLNSRFLLQLVEELRIPDERSRQRLNFLLEQALAAIAPSNFLPSNPEALQRMVESGGSSLFNGMLHLLNDLKDGKLRQSSSDDFVVGRDLATTPGAVVFENELFQLIHYAPQTDTQFQRPLLIVPPAINKFYILDLKPDNSLVRHALEQGHSVFLMSWRNIKESLAHKTWDDYLQHGIITALRTVRSISGERRVNCMGYCVGGTLLSCALAVLGARGDHEIGSVTLLTTFLDFADTGPVGVFVDEKLVDYRERTIGGLNGRYGIFRGEDMGNTFSQLRPNDLWWNYNVNKYLKGEKPRPFDMLFWNNDSTNLPGPMYCWYLRHTYLQNDLKSGELECCGVKLDFANVQAPAYVLAAEEDHIVPWRSAYASGALLKGPRRFVLGASGHIAGVINPPAKKKRQYWTCDQVPDSADAWREQSTQHAGSWWGDWFAWLEQHAGERRPAAPCGSAEYPPLEAAPGRYVTE, from the coding sequence ATGGATCCAAACCCGGCCCTCTCCGGTTTCTGGTCGGCTCAAACGCCCTTCCTCGCCCACATGACCCTGCAGCAGCTGCGCCTGTGGGTCGCCGCCAACCCCTGGTTCAGCGAGACGGACATCGCGCCCTGGTTCGAGGTGCCCCAGGAGCGCCTCAACCAGCTGCAGCTTGACTACCAGCAGGAATGGTCGAACCTCGGCCTGCAGCTGCTGACCCGCCAGCCGCTGCCCCTCGACGACCCGCGCTTCGCCGCGCCGCAATGGCAGGAGCCGCTGTTCGGCTCGATGGCCGCCGGCTACCTGCTCAATTCGCGCTTCCTCCTGCAGCTGGTGGAAGAACTGCGCATTCCCGACGAGCGCTCGCGCCAGCGCCTGAACTTCCTCCTCGAACAGGCCCTGGCCGCCATCGCGCCGAGCAACTTCCTGCCCAGCAACCCCGAAGCCCTGCAGCGCATGGTGGAAAGCGGCGGCAGCAGCCTGTTCAACGGCATGCTGCACCTGCTCAACGACCTCAAGGACGGCAAGCTGCGCCAGAGCAGCAGCGACGACTTCGTGGTCGGCCGCGACCTGGCCACCACTCCGGGCGCGGTGGTGTTCGAGAACGAGCTGTTCCAGCTGATCCACTACGCGCCGCAGACCGACACCCAGTTCCAGCGGCCGCTGCTGATCGTCCCGCCGGCGATCAACAAGTTCTACATCCTCGACCTCAAGCCCGACAACTCGCTGGTGCGCCACGCCCTGGAACAGGGCCACTCGGTGTTCCTGATGTCCTGGCGCAACATCAAGGAAAGCCTCGCCCACAAGACCTGGGACGACTACCTGCAGCACGGCATCATCACCGCCCTGCGCACCGTGCGCTCGATCAGCGGCGAGCGCCGGGTCAACTGCATGGGCTACTGCGTCGGCGGCACCCTGCTCAGCTGCGCCCTGGCGGTGCTCGGCGCGCGCGGCGACCACGAGATCGGCAGCGTGACCCTGCTGACCACCTTCCTCGACTTCGCCGACACCGGCCCGGTCGGGGTGTTCGTCGACGAGAAGCTGGTCGACTACCGCGAGCGCACCATCGGCGGGCTGAACGGCCGCTACGGCATCTTCCGCGGCGAGGACATGGGCAACACCTTCTCGCAGCTGCGCCCCAACGACCTGTGGTGGAACTACAACGTCAACAAGTACCTCAAGGGCGAGAAGCCGCGGCCCTTCGACATGCTGTTCTGGAACAACGACAGCACCAACCTGCCCGGCCCGATGTACTGCTGGTACCTGCGCCACACCTACCTGCAGAACGACCTCAAGTCCGGCGAGCTGGAGTGCTGCGGGGTCAAGCTGGACTTCGCCAACGTCCAGGCGCCGGCCTATGTGCTGGCCGCCGAGGAAGACCACATCGTGCCGTGGCGCAGCGCCTACGCCAGCGGCGCGCTGCTCAAGGGCCCGCGCCGCTTCGTGCTGGGCGCCTCCGGACACATCGCCGGGGTGATCAACCCGCCGGCCAAGAAGAAGCGCCAGTACTGGACCTGCGACCAGGTGCCGGACAGCGCCGACGCCTGGCGCGAGCAGAGCACCCAGCATGCGGGCAGCTGGTGGGGCGACTGGTTCGCCTGGCTGGAGCAGCATGCCGGCGAGCGCCGCCCGGCCGCGCCGTGCGGCAGCGCCGAGTACCCGCCGCTGGAAGCGGCGCCCGGCCGCTACGTCACCGAGTGA
- a CDS encoding acetyl-CoA C-acetyltransferase: protein MKDVVIVAATRTAIGAFQGSLASLSAADLGAAVIRRLLEQSGLNGAEVDEVILGQVLTAGCGQNPARQAAMRAGLPHTVPAMTVNKVCGSGLKSVQLGAQAIACGDAEIVIAGGQESMSQAPYLLPAARTGLRLGHGQVLDSLIADGLWDAFNDYHMGITAENLAEQYGISRDAQDAFAAASQQKALAAIAAGRFEAEIAPVSIAQKKGEPLVFARDEQPRGETTLESLAKLRPAFKKDGTVTAGNASTLNDGAAAVLLMSADKAAALGLPVLGRIAAAASAGVDPAIMGIGPVDATRRCLDKAGWQLAEVERIEANEAFAAQALAVGQALGWDAERVNVNGGAIALGHPIGASGCRILVSLLHEMQRSGARKGLATLCIGGGQGVALAIAR from the coding sequence ATGAAAGATGTCGTCATCGTCGCTGCAACCCGTACCGCCATCGGCGCCTTCCAGGGCAGCCTGGCCAGCCTGAGCGCCGCCGACCTCGGCGCGGCGGTGATCCGCCGCCTGCTGGAGCAGAGCGGCCTGAACGGCGCCGAGGTGGACGAGGTGATCCTCGGCCAGGTACTGACCGCCGGCTGCGGGCAGAACCCCGCCCGCCAGGCGGCGATGCGCGCCGGTCTGCCGCACACCGTGCCGGCGATGACCGTCAACAAGGTCTGCGGCTCCGGCCTCAAGAGCGTCCAGCTCGGCGCCCAGGCCATCGCCTGCGGCGACGCCGAGATCGTCATCGCCGGCGGCCAGGAAAGCATGAGCCAGGCGCCCTACCTGCTGCCCGCCGCGCGCACCGGCCTGCGTCTGGGCCACGGCCAGGTGCTCGACAGCCTGATCGCCGACGGCCTGTGGGACGCCTTCAACGACTACCACATGGGCATCACCGCGGAGAACCTCGCCGAGCAGTACGGCATCTCCCGCGACGCGCAGGACGCCTTCGCCGCCGCCTCGCAGCAGAAGGCGCTGGCCGCCATCGCCGCCGGGCGCTTCGAGGCCGAGATCGCCCCGGTGAGCATCGCGCAGAAGAAGGGCGAACCGCTGGTGTTCGCCCGCGACGAACAGCCGCGCGGCGAAACCACCCTGGAGTCCCTGGCCAAGCTGCGCCCGGCGTTCAAGAAGGACGGCACGGTCACCGCCGGCAACGCCTCGACCCTCAACGACGGCGCCGCCGCGGTGCTGCTGATGAGCGCCGACAAGGCCGCGGCCCTCGGCCTGCCGGTGCTCGGGCGCATCGCCGCGGCGGCCAGCGCCGGGGTCGACCCGGCGATCATGGGCATCGGCCCGGTGGACGCCACCCGCCGCTGCCTGGACAAGGCCGGCTGGCAGCTCGCCGAAGTCGAGCGTATCGAGGCCAACGAGGCCTTCGCCGCCCAGGCCCTGGCGGTCGGCCAGGCGCTGGGCTGGGACGCCGAACGGGTCAACGTCAACGGCGGCGCCATCGCCCTCGGCCACCCGATCGGCGCCTCCGGCTGCCGCATCCTGGTCAGCCTGCTGCACGAAATGCAGCGCAGCGGCGCGCGCAAGGGACTGGCGACCCTGTGCATCGGCGGCGGTCAGGGGGTGGCTTTGGCCATCGCACGCTGA
- the phbB gene encoding acetoacetyl-CoA reductase, whose translation MSKQRIALVTGGMGGIGTAISQRLAKDGFIVVVGCTPNSSRRDSWLAQQRDLGFDFHTCEHDVTDWESTRAAFAAIREQLGPIDVLVNNAGITRDASFRKMTPENWHAVIDTNLTGLFNATKQVVEDMLAQGWGRIINISSVNGQRGQFGQTNYSAAKAGIHGFTMALAREVAGKGVTVNTLSPGYIETDMTAVIRPEILENIVAGIPAGRLGKPAEIAAMIAWLASDDAAYATGADFSVNGGLNMQ comes from the coding sequence ATGAGCAAGCAACGCATCGCACTGGTCACCGGCGGCATGGGCGGCATCGGCACCGCCATCAGTCAGCGTCTGGCCAAGGACGGTTTCATCGTGGTGGTCGGCTGCACCCCGAACTCCTCGCGCCGCGACAGCTGGCTGGCCCAGCAGCGCGACCTGGGCTTCGACTTCCACACCTGCGAACACGACGTCACCGACTGGGAAAGCACCCGCGCCGCCTTCGCCGCGATCCGCGAGCAGCTCGGCCCGATCGACGTGCTGGTCAACAACGCCGGCATCACCCGCGACGCCAGCTTCCGCAAGATGACTCCGGAAAACTGGCACGCGGTGATCGACACCAACCTCACCGGCCTGTTCAACGCCACCAAGCAGGTGGTCGAGGACATGCTGGCCCAGGGCTGGGGGCGGATCATCAACATCTCTTCGGTGAACGGCCAGCGCGGCCAGTTCGGGCAGACCAACTACTCGGCGGCCAAGGCCGGCATCCACGGCTTCACCATGGCCCTGGCCCGCGAGGTGGCCGGCAAGGGCGTGACCGTCAACACCCTCTCCCCCGGCTACATCGAGACCGACATGACCGCGGTGATCCGCCCGGAGATCCTCGAGAACATCGTCGCCGGCATTCCCGCCGGCCGCCTGGGCAAGCCGGCCGAGATCGCCGCGATGATCGCCTGGCTGGCTTCCGACGATGCCGCCTACGCCACCGGCGCCGACTTCTCGGTCAACGGCGGCTTGAACATGCAGTAA
- the phaP gene encoding TIGR01841 family phasin (Members of this family are phasins (small proteins associated with inclusions such as PHA granules). Note that several different families of phasins have been named PhaP despite very little sequence similarity to each other.), producing MSFFDAEKMQSIQTANLELLQQMNGKMFEGIEHLAQLQLKALRALSEDQFEACRQLLNTRDPQSLFQLQGAFVQPMSQAERLLEFNRKIYDLLSSTQAEVAKLGEKQVAVGAKQVQEALETISSNAPASAEPAVAVLKSAIESAGSVLESAQKVAKQAAEMAESSIAAAANAATQAATQAAAQATQATQAATQAATQATQAATQAARNASKAASK from the coding sequence ATGTCCTTCTTTGATGCTGAAAAGATGCAATCCATTCAGACCGCCAACCTGGAGCTGCTGCAGCAGATGAACGGCAAGATGTTCGAGGGTATCGAGCACCTCGCCCAGCTGCAGCTCAAGGCCCTGCGCGCCCTGTCCGAAGACCAGTTCGAGGCCTGCCGCCAACTGCTCAACACCCGCGATCCGCAGTCGCTGTTCCAGCTGCAGGGCGCCTTCGTGCAGCCGATGAGCCAGGCCGAACGCCTGCTCGAATTCAACCGCAAGATCTATGACCTGCTGTCCAGCACCCAGGCCGAAGTGGCCAAGCTGGGCGAGAAGCAGGTAGCGGTCGGTGCCAAGCAGGTGCAGGAAGCCCTGGAAACCATCAGCAGCAACGCTCCGGCCAGCGCCGAGCCGGCGGTCGCCGTGCTGAAGTCGGCTATCGAAAGCGCCGGCAGCGTGCTGGAAAGCGCGCAGAAAGTCGCCAAGCAGGCCGCCGAAATGGCCGAGAGCAGCATCGCCGCCGCCGCCAATGCTGCGACCCAGGCCGCGACCCAGGCTGCCGCGCAAGCCACCCAGGCTACTCAGGCCGCGACCCAGGCCGCCACCCAAGCGACCCAGGCTGCCACCCAGGCCGCCCGCAACGCGAGCAAGGCCGCCAGCAAGTAA
- the phaR gene encoding polyhydroxyalkanoate synthesis repressor PhaR — protein sequence MSDTVRSDVRLIKKYPNRRLYDTHTSSHVTLADIRQLVIDETPFQVVDAKSGEDLTRSILLQIIQEAERDGEPIFSSEMLQSIIRFYGPFQGMLGSYLDKSIQAVIEVQKQTGEQSTQAWNDFLRSQMPVMQNLMQQYLEQSKKLYLSTQNMFGLFGARPGANKKGDGDQ from the coding sequence ATGTCCGATACCGTCCGCAGCGACGTTCGCCTGATCAAGAAGTATCCCAACCGTCGCCTGTACGACACCCACACCAGCAGCCATGTGACCCTGGCCGACATCCGCCAGCTGGTGATCGACGAAACGCCCTTCCAGGTGGTGGACGCCAAGAGCGGCGAGGACCTGACCCGCAGCATCCTCCTGCAGATCATCCAGGAGGCCGAGCGCGACGGCGAGCCGATCTTCTCCAGCGAAATGTTGCAGAGCATCATCCGTTTCTACGGCCCCTTCCAGGGCATGCTCGGCAGCTATCTGGACAAGAGCATCCAGGCGGTGATCGAGGTGCAGAAGCAGACCGGCGAGCAGTCGACCCAGGCCTGGAACGACTTCCTGCGCAGCCAGATGCCGGTGATGCAGAACCTCATGCAGCAGTATCTGGAGCAGTCGAAGAAGCTCTACCTGAGCACCCAGAACATGTTCGGCCTGTTCGGCGCCCGCCCGGGCGCAAATAAAAAAGGCGACGGGGATCAGTGA